The following proteins are encoded in a genomic region of Bacillus sp. FJAT-22090:
- a CDS encoding AAA family ATPase, with translation MNDQLQIQDIIINIEKVMIGKKNIAELAVVALLADGHVLLEDVPGVGKTMMVRALAKSIGADFKRIQFTPDLLPSDVVGVSIYNPKEMEFEFRPGPILGNIVLADEINRTSPKTQSALLEGMEEASVTIDGITMPIPKPFFVMATQNPIEHEGTYPLPEAQLDRFLMKLKMGYPHPSEEIEVLNRLEKRMPIDELNSVVSLDELIGLQKKVKNVKVDDTMKGYIVDLASRTREDTYIYLGVSPRGSIALMRASQAFAMLKGRDYVIPDDIQYLAPFVFCHRIILRPEARYDGISTEEVLSRIIKKTPVPIKRKVSQ, from the coding sequence ATGAATGATCAATTGCAGATTCAAGATATTATTATAAATATAGAAAAGGTTATGATTGGGAAAAAGAATATTGCAGAATTAGCTGTAGTTGCTTTACTGGCAGATGGACATGTCTTACTGGAAGATGTGCCTGGGGTAGGGAAAACGATGATGGTGCGAGCACTTGCAAAATCAATTGGTGCTGATTTTAAACGAATCCAATTTACACCGGATCTCTTGCCCTCAGATGTTGTTGGAGTGTCTATATATAATCCAAAGGAAATGGAATTCGAATTTAGACCAGGTCCAATATTAGGGAATATCGTGTTGGCAGATGAAATAAATAGAACTTCCCCAAAAACTCAGTCTGCACTTCTTGAAGGAATGGAGGAAGCTTCTGTTACGATTGATGGAATTACAATGCCGATACCGAAACCATTTTTCGTAATGGCAACGCAAAATCCAATTGAGCATGAAGGTACTTATCCACTTCCAGAAGCACAGTTAGATCGCTTTCTTATGAAGTTGAAGATGGGCTATCCACATCCAAGTGAAGAAATAGAAGTATTAAATAGATTAGAGAAAAGAATGCCCATTGATGAGCTAAATTCTGTTGTATCTTTGGATGAATTGATTGGTCTTCAAAAGAAGGTGAAAAACGTCAAAGTGGATGACACGATGAAGGGGTACATTGTTGATTTGGCTAGTCGAACGAGAGAGGATACATATATTTATCTTGGTGTCAGTCCAAGGGGTTCTATTGCTTTAATGAGAGCATCTCAAGCTTTTGCGATGCTTAAAGGGAGAGATTACGTTATTCCAGATGATATACAATATTTAGCTCCCTTTGTATTTTGTCACCGTATCATATTAAGACCTGAAGCTCGTTATGATGGTATTTCTACAGAAGAGGTACTTTCTCGTATTATTAAAAAAACTCCAGTACCTATTAAGAGGAAAGTAAGTCAATGA
- a CDS encoding DUF58 domain-containing protein has translation MMRGLRQLKKLKGVISIFILLVASFVYAMFQGGFVSWFLFYLVIPLSIYSLLLFIYPISKIKVERKIETREIYSGGKFSATILVKRSNRFPLMYTSFEEKVSDSLQQSTSWKQITFWGMKKEYKWTYEIEQIPRGEHELEGVIIRVSDLFGWEKKEVFIPNKKTILVFPNLTDMVYIPIESRYDQGAAASRIQTMKDTSMATGVRSYQPGDRVSWIHWKSFARTQTLKTKEFEDRQSQDLFVLMDRSPSVLFEDIVDLTASIMQAIVRSQASSAFLSIGDSRFYVPTVQGEEQLHRVLYHLTKVQADLKKPIEQMILNDLSIGQATSLLYITSNLTYEWIDSIQKTASNLRVCTCFLVKDKELKLKREESSLHQYAASRGIAVQVITKDRFAQAFLEVNRS, from the coding sequence ATGATGAGAGGCTTAAGGCAACTAAAGAAGCTAAAAGGTGTTATTAGTATATTCATCCTTCTAGTTGCTAGTTTTGTTTACGCTATGTTCCAAGGAGGATTTGTTAGTTGGTTCCTTTTTTATCTAGTCATACCTCTATCTATCTACTCTTTGCTTTTATTTATTTATCCAATTTCTAAAATAAAAGTAGAAAGAAAGATTGAAACAAGAGAGATATATAGTGGTGGGAAGTTCTCTGCCACGATTCTGGTTAAAAGAAGCAATCGTTTTCCACTAATGTACACATCGTTTGAGGAAAAGGTTAGTGACAGTTTGCAACAGTCAACATCTTGGAAGCAAATCACATTTTGGGGAATGAAAAAAGAATATAAGTGGACGTATGAAATAGAACAAATACCGAGAGGCGAGCATGAACTTGAAGGAGTAATCATTCGGGTAAGTGATTTATTTGGTTGGGAAAAGAAAGAGGTTTTTATTCCTAATAAGAAAACAATTTTAGTTTTTCCTAACTTAACGGATATGGTGTATATTCCTATAGAATCGAGATATGATCAAGGAGCGGCAGCGTCGAGAATTCAAACAATGAAAGATACTTCTATGGCTACTGGGGTGCGGTCGTATCAGCCTGGAGATCGTGTTTCATGGATTCATTGGAAATCGTTTGCTCGAACACAAACTTTAAAGACGAAAGAATTTGAGGATCGGCAATCGCAGGATTTGTTTGTACTAATGGATCGAAGCCCCTCTGTATTATTTGAAGATATTGTAGATTTGACAGCATCTATCATGCAAGCGATTGTTCGAAGTCAGGCATCTAGTGCGTTCCTTTCAATTGGGGACTCTCGATTTTATGTTCCTACCGTTCAAGGTGAGGAGCAGCTTCATAGGGTGCTGTATCATCTGACGAAGGTTCAAGCTGACTTGAAGAAGCCAATAGAGCAAATGATCTTAAATGATTTATCAATTGGACAAGCAACTTCTCTTTTATATATAACGAGCAATCTGACATATGAATGGATAGATAGTATTCAAAAAACAGCAAGTAATTTACGCGTTTGTACTTGCTTTCTAGTAAAAGATAAAGAGCTTAAGTTAAAACGAGAAGAGAGTTCATTGCATCAATACGCTGCTAGCAGGGGAATTGCCGTTCAAGTTATTACAAAGGATCGATTTGCACAAGCGTTTTTGGAGGTGAATCGTTCATGA
- a CDS encoding DUF4129 domain-containing transglutaminase family protein: MNERPQTSFLSFVIYFFVFILLVEWLKPVIELTDTDHLKLFSVFLAISFLFYFVKLNWKFTIPIKILFISWVLVAIHTDLSFFSSDSMSYLVNTLQENVKFLIFQQWQEVTDSFRTLLFFILLWMTTYLLNYWIRVRKNILLFFVLTVLFITILDTFTPYNGEKGIIVVLISGFIISGLLYAQKVMTENKVQASSKFLFSIIVSLFGLMAISGVIAYVLPKAGPSWPDPVPFLTSSNPLAEGEGSGKGGSVTRKVGYGENDEKLGGAFLSDDTPVFSATVPRKQYWKIETKDTYTSKGWIQSEGEPQITSYEVGTPVILDIPPGVEENNSSARLEMNPTFNFEFIMQPYGLTNVNADEPVTLSLDGANQKITSYSNGNLAPLVRYDLSYSEPVYSLKALRGQTEESLNGLTSDFERYLQLPDTLPSRVRDLAVSITENNNSLYDKAKSIERYFSRNDFRYDQMLAAIPTGDTDYVDQFLFETKIGYCDNFSTSMVVMLRSLGIPARWVKGFTAGEIIGNNNGVPVYEITNNNAHSWVEAYFPEVGWMLFEPTIGFSNSPDIDYDLDISTSEEDTPVPPSEQKPEQEENEKEKKEVSKGFTELMQDGMKWISERKALIFWSLLGLLILSLLAYQYRRKWISKVLIPVYRIRKNDWDTFEKMYHQLLKQLSSYGLDKDQGQTLTDYAKKIDTYFGGSHMKRLTQTYERGFYGDNRNEIDYTLMRESWENLINQLSG, encoded by the coding sequence ATGAATGAAAGACCACAAACTTCATTTTTATCCTTTGTTATTTACTTTTTTGTATTCATACTACTAGTTGAATGGCTGAAACCAGTAATAGAGTTAACTGATACGGATCATTTGAAATTGTTTAGTGTATTTTTAGCTATATCTTTTTTATTTTACTTCGTGAAATTAAATTGGAAATTTACCATTCCGATTAAAATACTATTTATTAGTTGGGTGCTTGTTGCTATTCATACGGACCTATCCTTTTTCTCTAGCGATTCGATGTCTTACTTAGTTAATACTTTACAGGAAAATGTGAAGTTCTTAATCTTTCAGCAATGGCAGGAAGTGACGGACTCTTTCCGTACGTTATTATTTTTTATCCTTTTGTGGATGACAACCTATTTATTGAATTATTGGATTCGTGTAAGGAAAAATATACTGTTATTTTTTGTATTAACGGTATTATTTATTACTATTCTTGATACGTTTACACCATATAACGGTGAAAAAGGTATTATTGTTGTATTAATAAGTGGATTCATTATTAGTGGCTTGTTATATGCTCAAAAAGTGATGACTGAAAATAAAGTACAAGCCTCAAGTAAATTTCTCTTTTCCATAATAGTTTCTCTTTTTGGATTAATGGCAATTAGTGGAGTCATTGCATATGTTTTGCCAAAAGCTGGACCAAGTTGGCCAGACCCAGTACCATTTTTAACTTCATCTAATCCTTTGGCAGAAGGAGAGGGGAGTGGAAAAGGGGGGAGTGTTACCCGAAAAGTAGGTTATGGTGAAAACGATGAAAAGTTAGGCGGAGCTTTTCTAAGTGATGATACTCCAGTGTTTAGTGCTACTGTTCCAAGAAAACAGTATTGGAAAATTGAAACGAAGGATACGTATACTTCTAAAGGTTGGATACAATCAGAGGGCGAACCTCAGATTACTAGTTATGAGGTAGGTACACCAGTCATTTTGGATATTCCACCTGGAGTCGAGGAAAACAACTCATCCGCTAGACTTGAAATGAACCCGACATTTAATTTTGAATTTATCATGCAACCCTATGGATTAACGAATGTAAACGCAGATGAACCCGTCACGCTTTCTCTCGATGGAGCCAACCAAAAAATAACAAGCTATAGCAACGGAAATTTAGCTCCTCTTGTTCGTTATGACCTTTCATATAGTGAACCTGTTTATAGCTTGAAGGCTCTTCGAGGACAGACGGAGGAAAGCTTAAATGGCTTAACAAGTGATTTTGAACGATATTTGCAACTACCAGATACGCTTCCTTCTAGAGTTAGAGATTTGGCTGTTTCTATAACAGAAAACAATAACAGCTTATACGACAAAGCTAAATCCATTGAACGATATTTTAGTAGAAATGATTTTCGATACGATCAGATGCTAGCAGCAATTCCTACGGGAGATACAGATTATGTAGATCAGTTTTTATTTGAAACAAAGATAGGGTATTGTGATAATTTTTCTACATCGATGGTCGTAATGTTAAGGTCACTTGGTATACCTGCAAGATGGGTTAAAGGTTTTACTGCTGGTGAAATTATTGGTAATAATAATGGTGTACCAGTGTATGAAATAACAAATAACAATGCACATTCCTGGGTTGAAGCGTATTTTCCAGAGGTAGGTTGGATGCTTTTTGAACCGACTATCGGCTTTTCGAATAGTCCTGATATAGATTATGATTTGGATATTAGTACTAGTGAAGAAGACACACCAGTTCCTCCTTCAGAACAAAAGCCCGAACAGGAAGAGAATGAAAAGGAAAAGAAAGAAGTTTCCAAAGGCTTTACGGAATTGATGCAAGATGGAATGAAATGGATTTCTGAAAGAAAGGCGCTTATTTTCTGGTCATTGCTAGGGTTATTAATTTTGAGTTTACTAGCATATCAGTACAGAAGAAAATGGATTTCCAAAGTGCTCATACCTGTTTATCGTATACGAAAGAATGATTGGGATACATTCGAAAAAATGTACCATCAATTACTGAAACAACTCAGTTCTTATGGACTCGATAAAGACCAAGGGCAAACGCTGACCGATTATGCTAAGAAGATCGATACATACTTCGGAGGTAGTCATATGAAGAGGCTAACCCAAACGTATGAAAGAGGTTTTTATGGGGATAATCGTAATGAAATCGATTATACTTTAATGAGAGAAAGTTGGGAAAATTTAATCAATCAGTTAAGCGGTTGA
- the guaA gene encoding glutamine-hydrolyzing GMP synthase codes for MSSTPLLKEQEKIVVLDFGSQYNQLITRRIREFGVYSELHPHTVTAEDLKKMNATGIIFSGGPNSVYDDNAFHIDPAIYEIGVPILGICYGMQLMSQHFGGKVEKASHREYGRAEINVKNATALFGQLPANQVVWMSHGDHVTVAPEGFEVIATSPACEVAAMANEEKKLYAVQFHPEVRHSIYGIELLRQFVFDVCHATGDWSMESFIEMEIEKIRQEVGDKKVLCALSGGVDSSVVAVLIHKAIGDQLTCMFVDHNLLRKDEAEGVMKTFSEGFHMNVIKIDARERFMSKLAGVSDPEKKRKIIGNEFIYVFDDEASKLKGMDFLAQGTLYTDIIESGTATAQTIKSHHNVGGLPEDMQFKLIEPLKTLFKDEVRALGTELGLPDEIVWRQPFPGPGLAIRVLGEVTEEKLEIVRESDAILREEIAKAGLERDIWQYFTVLPDIRSVGVMGDARTYDYAIGIRAVTSIDGMTSDWARIPWDVLEKISVRLVNEVPHINRVLYDVTSKPPATIEWE; via the coding sequence ATGTCTTCAACTCCATTGTTGAAAGAACAAGAAAAAATTGTCGTGCTAGATTTCGGTAGTCAATATAATCAATTAATCACGCGTCGTATTCGTGAATTTGGAGTGTATAGTGAGTTGCACCCACACACAGTTACTGCAGAAGATTTAAAGAAAATGAATGCAACAGGGATCATTTTCTCTGGTGGTCCCAATTCTGTTTATGATGATAATGCATTTCATATTGACCCAGCGATCTATGAAATTGGGGTTCCAATTTTAGGTATTTGTTACGGAATGCAATTAATGTCTCAACATTTCGGTGGGAAAGTAGAAAAAGCTTCTCATCGTGAATACGGTAGAGCAGAGATTAATGTGAAAAATGCTACTGCATTATTTGGACAACTTCCTGCAAACCAAGTTGTTTGGATGAGCCATGGTGACCACGTAACTGTTGCACCGGAAGGCTTTGAAGTAATAGCAACTAGCCCAGCGTGTGAAGTAGCTGCAATGGCGAATGAAGAGAAAAAATTATACGCTGTTCAGTTCCACCCTGAAGTAAGACATTCTATTTATGGTATTGAATTACTTCGTCAATTCGTATTTGATGTTTGTCACGCAACAGGTGATTGGTCGATGGAAAGCTTTATCGAAATGGAAATCGAAAAAATTCGTCAAGAAGTAGGCGACAAAAAAGTTCTATGTGCCCTTAGTGGTGGAGTAGATTCTTCTGTAGTTGCTGTTTTGATCCATAAAGCTATTGGTGATCAATTGACTTGTATGTTCGTGGATCATAACCTTCTTCGTAAAGATGAAGCAGAGGGTGTTATGAAAACCTTCTCTGAAGGCTTCCATATGAATGTTATTAAAATTGATGCTCGCGAACGTTTCATGAGCAAGCTTGCTGGCGTTTCAGATCCTGAGAAGAAACGTAAAATTATCGGTAATGAATTTATCTATGTATTTGATGACGAGGCTTCTAAGTTAAAAGGAATGGATTTCCTTGCGCAAGGAACGTTATATACAGATATTATCGAAAGTGGAACAGCTACTGCACAAACTATCAAGTCTCACCACAATGTAGGTGGGCTTCCTGAAGATATGCAGTTCAAACTGATCGAGCCTTTAAAAACATTATTTAAAGATGAAGTACGTGCACTTGGTACTGAGCTTGGTTTACCAGATGAAATCGTTTGGCGTCAACCATTCCCAGGTCCAGGTTTAGCAATACGCGTACTTGGAGAAGTAACAGAAGAGAAATTAGAAATCGTTCGTGAATCAGATGCAATTCTTCGTGAGGAAATTGCAAAAGCTGGTTTAGAACGTGATATCTGGCAATACTTTACCGTGCTACCTGATATCCGCAGTGTTGGGGTAATGGGTGATGCACGTACGTACGACTACGCAATCGGTATCCGTGCAGTAACTTCTATTGACGGAATGACTTCTGACTGGGCACGTATCCCATGGGACGTATTAGAAAAAATAAGTGTACGTTTGGTTAATGAAGTACCACATATCAACCGCGTACTTTATGATGTTACGAGCAAGCCACCAGCAACGATTGAGTGGGAATAG
- a CDS encoding GyrI-like domain-containing protein, with translation MRVNISSIVIQGNKVRTNNNNSDVFANQWGEFLKQHTVEEDIFAVYTNYDSDYTGNFDFIIGTENSTGKSSVTIPKGKYFVWKVEKNDPHSVGMAWKEIWHSDVPRTYQTDFEWYKTDGTISIYLSVSSQD, from the coding sequence ATGAGAGTAAATATTTCTTCTATAGTGATTCAAGGTAACAAAGTGAGAACGAACAATAATAATAGTGATGTTTTTGCTAATCAATGGGGAGAATTTTTGAAACAACATACAGTGGAAGAGGACATTTTTGCAGTTTATACTAATTACGACAGTGATTACACTGGGAATTTTGATTTTATTATTGGAACTGAAAATTCAACCGGAAAATCAAGTGTCACTATTCCAAAAGGAAAATATTTTGTTTGGAAAGTAGAAAAAAACGATCCACATAGCGTTGGCATGGCATGGAAAGAAATTTGGCATAGTGATGTCCCAAGAACATACCAGACTGATTTTGAATGGTATAAGACAGACGGAACAATTAGCATCTATTTATCGGTTTCTTCTCAAGACTAA
- a CDS encoding helix-turn-helix transcriptional regulator has translation MKTERLFSILVLLLNIDKISAEELAKKFEVSKRTIYRDLESLSMSGLPITSIHGRNGGVGLMPSYKMDKHLFTDVEKQKLIDALNIHQNMLQEDNQILIEKLENLQGIADAFENFSYYSPTLHRKEIEEEIKDKIKAIRKAITHKKKLKIKYTSMSGENTNRIVSPSNLQLKDGSWFMEAYCDKRQDKRLFKLTRIREYKELEEECIKTIESETVSTKSYEEVELIFSKNQLGKLYDFFLEDEIKINHNDITVTFTYDNNQNLLPFLLMFSSSVDVVKPEALKISYYRELNKIYKKINDDNQLSYIP, from the coding sequence ATGAAGACAGAAAGATTATTTTCGATTTTAGTACTTTTATTAAATATAGATAAAATTTCAGCGGAAGAACTGGCCAAAAAATTTGAAGTCAGTAAGCGAACAATTTATCGAGATTTGGAGTCATTATCAATGTCTGGTCTACCCATTACCTCCATTCATGGTAGAAACGGAGGAGTTGGTTTGATGCCTTCCTATAAAATGGACAAACACTTATTCACTGATGTTGAAAAACAAAAACTAATTGATGCATTAAATATTCATCAAAATATGTTGCAAGAAGATAACCAAATTCTCATAGAAAAGTTGGAAAATTTACAGGGCATTGCTGATGCGTTTGAAAACTTTTCTTACTACTCACCTACTCTTCACAGAAAAGAAATAGAAGAAGAAATAAAAGATAAAATAAAAGCCATTCGTAAAGCAATCACGCATAAGAAAAAATTGAAAATAAAATATACGTCTATGAGCGGAGAGAATACTAATAGAATCGTTTCCCCGTCTAATTTACAACTAAAAGACGGAAGTTGGTTTATGGAGGCTTATTGTGATAAGAGACAGGATAAAAGATTATTTAAGCTTACTCGAATTAGAGAGTACAAAGAATTAGAAGAAGAATGTATTAAAACAATAGAAAGTGAAACTGTCTCAACAAAATCTTACGAGGAAGTTGAACTGATTTTTTCCAAAAACCAATTAGGCAAGCTCTACGATTTTTTCTTAGAAGATGAAATAAAAATAAACCACAATGATATTACTGTCACTTTTACATATGATAATAATCAAAATCTATTACCTTTTCTATTGATGTTCAGCTCCTCTGTTGATGTTGTAAAACCAGAGGCTTTAAAAATTTCCTATTACCGCGAACTAAATAAAATTTATAAAAAGATAAATGATGACAATCAGTTGTCATACATTCCATGA
- a CDS encoding NCS2 family permease, with the protein MKKYFRFEELGTNYRNEIIGGLTTFLAMAYILVVNPMTLSLETVEGLPDFMYMDKGSVFTATAIAAAIGSILMGVLAKYPIALAPGMGLNAFFAYTVVLEFGIPWQVALTGVFVAGVIFILLSLSGIRETIINAIPAELKFAVGAGIGLFITFVGLQNSKIIVSNPNVIVGLGDLTDPNVLLTIFGLIITVIMMVKGIKGGIFYGMLITAIVGMIFSLVPIPKAIIGHVPSMAPTFGAALDPIFNDPSSLLTAQFLIVVLTFLFVNFFDTAGTLISVANQAGLMKEGKLPRAGKALLADAIATTAGAVAGTSTTTSYVESTAGVAAGARSGFAAVVTGVLLLLSLFFFPLLSVVTSYVTAPALIVVGVLMVSSLGNIEWTKFEVAVPAFFVIIAMPLTYSIATGIAIGFLFYPITMIIAGRIKEVHPIMYGLWVVFLGYFIFL; encoded by the coding sequence ATGAAAAAGTATTTTCGATTTGAAGAACTAGGGACAAACTATCGCAACGAGATTATTGGTGGTTTAACAACATTTCTAGCAATGGCGTATATCCTAGTAGTAAACCCGATGACTCTATCACTTGAGACTGTAGAAGGTTTACCAGATTTTATGTATATGGATAAAGGTTCGGTATTTACAGCAACAGCTATTGCGGCTGCAATCGGATCAATCCTGATGGGTGTATTAGCAAAATATCCAATTGCCCTAGCACCAGGAATGGGACTAAATGCATTCTTCGCATATACAGTTGTATTAGAATTCGGAATTCCATGGCAAGTAGCGTTAACCGGAGTTTTTGTAGCAGGTGTTATTTTTATTCTTTTATCATTATCCGGTATTCGTGAAACAATTATTAATGCAATCCCAGCTGAATTGAAATTTGCAGTAGGCGCGGGAATTGGTTTATTTATTACATTTGTTGGTTTGCAAAACTCAAAAATTATCGTAAGTAATCCAAACGTAATTGTTGGTTTAGGAGATTTAACAGATCCAAACGTCCTTCTAACAATATTCGGTTTAATCATTACAGTTATCATGATGGTTAAAGGTATTAAAGGCGGAATTTTCTATGGTATGTTGATCACTGCTATAGTAGGGATGATCTTTAGCTTAGTACCGATTCCAAAAGCAATTATAGGACATGTACCAAGTATGGCTCCAACTTTTGGAGCAGCGCTTGATCCAATATTCAATGATCCATCGTCTCTATTAACAGCTCAATTTTTAATCGTAGTTCTAACATTTTTATTTGTTAACTTTTTTGATACAGCAGGAACATTAATTTCTGTAGCAAACCAAGCAGGTTTAATGAAAGAAGGAAAGCTACCACGTGCAGGTAAAGCACTTCTTGCAGATGCAATTGCAACAACAGCAGGTGCAGTAGCTGGTACTTCAACAACCACATCTTATGTAGAATCTACTGCAGGTGTTGCGGCAGGTGCACGCTCAGGTTTTGCAGCAGTAGTAACTGGAGTTCTTCTGTTATTATCTTTATTCTTCTTTCCATTATTAAGTGTTGTTACTTCTTATGTAACAGCACCAGCGTTAATAGTAGTAGGGGTATTAATGGTATCTTCCTTAGGAAATATCGAATGGACTAAATTTGAAGTTGCAGTTCCGGCGTTCTTCGTTATTATTGCAATGCCGTTAACATACTCTATTGCAACTGGTATAGCAATTGGATTCTTGTTTTATCCAATCACAATGATCATTGCAGGACGAATAAAAGAAGTGCACCCAATTATGTATGGACTATGGGTGGTATTCCTCGGTTATTTTATATTCTTATAA
- a CDS encoding DUF2179 domain-containing protein yields the protein MTSTAISMVLIIFAINIVYVTLSTTRMILTLKGYRYVAALISIIEVVVYIVGLGLVLDNLNEIHNLIAYALGFGTGIVVGSKLEEKMSLGYIMVNAISTESESEINLSTLLREEGYGVTSWTANGLEGARQALQILTPRKDEAKLYNRLKEIDPKIFIIAYEPKTIHGGFWVKRVRRGKLFS from the coding sequence ATGACTTCAACTGCAATTTCCATGGTGTTGATTATTTTTGCCATTAATATTGTTTATGTCACTTTATCTACTACACGTATGATACTTACGCTAAAGGGCTATCGATATGTTGCGGCGCTAATTAGTATAATAGAAGTGGTGGTATATATAGTAGGCCTTGGTCTCGTTTTGGATAATCTAAATGAGATTCATAATCTAATTGCGTATGCACTTGGATTTGGTACAGGAATAGTCGTTGGATCAAAACTTGAGGAGAAAATGTCATTAGGTTATATTATGGTAAATGCCATTTCTACTGAAAGTGAAAGCGAGATAAATCTATCGACACTTTTGAGAGAAGAAGGATATGGTGTAACTAGCTGGACTGCAAATGGACTAGAGGGTGCTAGACAAGCATTACAAATATTAACTCCAAGAAAAGACGAAGCGAAACTGTATAATCGCTTAAAAGAGATTGATCCAAAAATATTTATTATTGCATATGAGCCAAAAACTATTCATGGTGGGTTCTGGGTAAAACGAGTAAGGAGAGGAAAATTGTTTTCATGA
- a CDS encoding NETI motif-containing protein — MKQETKWFEVQENESISECMSKMTAQGFQVVGRREEPLFQEVNGQPVPVRQIIQLKGIKEAEK, encoded by the coding sequence ATGAAACAAGAGACAAAGTGGTTTGAAGTACAAGAAAACGAGAGTATTTCAGAATGTATGAGTAAAATGACTGCACAAGGTTTTCAAGTAGTTGGAAGAAGAGAAGAACCGCTATTTCAAGAAGTTAATGGACAACCGGTGCCAGTTAGACAAATCATTCAATTGAAAGGGATAAAAGAAGCTGAAAAATAA
- the purE gene encoding 5-(carboxyamino)imidazole ribonucleotide mutase: MNAKIGVIMGSSSDWETMKYSCEILEELHIPYEKQVVSAHRTPDLMFEYAEQARTRGIQVIIAGAGGAAHLPGMVAAKTTLPVIGVPVQSRALNGLDSLLSIVQMPGGVPVATVAIGKAGATNAGLLAAQILSITDSEVEHKLEKRREDTKNKVLESNGELQ; this comes from the coding sequence ATGAACGCAAAAATTGGTGTAATTATGGGTAGTTCTAGCGATTGGGAAACAATGAAATATAGTTGTGAAATATTAGAAGAACTTCATATACCTTATGAAAAACAAGTAGTATCTGCACATCGTACACCTGACTTAATGTTTGAATATGCTGAGCAAGCTAGAACACGTGGAATTCAGGTGATTATTGCGGGAGCTGGTGGTGCAGCTCATTTGCCGGGTATGGTTGCTGCTAAGACAACACTTCCGGTAATTGGTGTTCCAGTCCAATCTAGAGCACTAAATGGTCTAGATTCTCTATTATCAATTGTCCAAATGCCAGGTGGCGTACCTGTTGCTACAGTAGCAATCGGAAAAGCTGGTGCTACAAACGCAGGGTTACTTGCAGCACAAATACTTTCTATTACCGATTCGGAAGTAGAGCATAAACTCGAAAAAAGACGAGAAGATACGAAAAATAAAGTATTAGAAAGTAATGGTGAACTTCAATGA